The Bacillota bacterium genome has a segment encoding these proteins:
- a CDS encoding sugar ABC transporter substrate-binding protein → MFKRLFYIGLLGMVVLAVVPVMAEQMEITVLENVLEGLEPEEIVAEFEALYPQIKVNLVQSPDMNLQETLTTWLLGGIAPDIFVGWRVFPIEWALNGFLLELDPYIEKYMTDEDIAEYAPAQYQFINVQGKQYGIPKYMGTVATYYNRRLFAEAGIPEPTRDTWTWETLRNTAMKLTVRDGMEIKRYGFFTLYNYDRINYWIRQGGGYIQRPDRPNEVAINEPEALAALEFLYRLAHEDQVYLIDWWPADEKFAGEHLAIWEEGVWSLKRICDTGMDPSHIGICELAVGPGGRASLVNNDVFVVNSGAKHPEAAFLFLRFITSPEINARRAQSGLVPATRSTAGSWIQYAADTFKLPAQHLMSFIYAADYAYTAPIFNNQGLVDQYFKEICDRIFVFGESPTGVINSVISALNAIVK, encoded by the coding sequence ATGTTCAAGCGGTTATTCTACATCGGGTTGTTGGGTATGGTGGTGCTGGCTGTCGTGCCGGTGATGGCCGAACAGATGGAGATCACCGTTTTGGAAAATGTGCTGGAGGGGTTGGAACCGGAGGAGATCGTTGCGGAGTTTGAGGCCCTGTATCCGCAAATTAAGGTCAATTTAGTCCAAAGCCCAGATATGAACCTCCAGGAAACCTTGACCACCTGGTTGCTGGGTGGAATTGCTCCGGACATCTTTGTGGGTTGGCGGGTCTTTCCCATTGAGTGGGCTCTGAATGGCTTTCTGTTGGAACTGGATCCGTATATTGAGAAATATATGACTGATGAGGACATTGCCGAATACGCGCCGGCCCAGTACCAGTTCATCAATGTGCAGGGTAAGCAGTATGGGATTCCTAAGTACATGGGAACCGTAGCCACTTATTACAACCGCCGGTTGTTTGCCGAGGCAGGTATCCCCGAGCCTACCCGGGACACCTGGACCTGGGAGACTCTGCGGAATACGGCCATGAAACTGACTGTCCGAGACGGAATGGAGATCAAACGATATGGCTTTTTCACCCTTTATAACTATGATCGGATAAACTACTGGATCCGGCAAGGCGGTGGGTACATTCAACGTCCTGATAGACCTAACGAGGTAGCCATCAACGAACCGGAGGCCTTGGCAGCATTGGAATTCCTCTACCGGTTGGCCCATGAGGACCAGGTGTACCTGATAGACTGGTGGCCTGCGGATGAAAAGTTTGCGGGAGAACATTTGGCAATCTGGGAAGAGGGTGTTTGGAGTCTGAAGCGGATTTGTGACACCGGCATGGATCCCAGTCATATCGGTATTTGTGAGCTGGCGGTGGGACCGGGGGGAAGAGCCTCTTTGGTAAACAATGATGTCTTTGTGGTCAATTCCGGTGCTAAACATCCTGAAGCGGCCTTCCTGTTCTTGCGCTTCATCACTAGTCCCGAGATCAATGCGCGGCGGGCCCAAAGTGGATTGGTGCCAGCCACCCGTTCCACTGCTGGATCTTGGATCCAGTACGCGGCGGATACCTTTAAGCTGCCCGCACAGCACCTGATGTCCTTCATTTACGCGGCAGATTACGCGTATACGGCACCAATCTTCAACAATCAGGGTCTAGTGGACCAATATTTCAAGGAGATCTGCGATCGGATCTTTGTCTTTGGTGAGTCACCAACGGGGGTGATCAATTCCGTAATCTCTGCCCTCAATGCTATTGTCAAGTGA